A window of Corallococcus macrosporus DSM 14697 contains these coding sequences:
- a CDS encoding SRPBCC family protein, with amino-acid sequence MRDTIQPPGARLGDRGRRLLERGRRFDSEALLPQLASALVGGTLLTLGLRRGRLGGVAMALAGGGLLFRGTRTDQEPHVRKHGVVVRTLRRQRGRDTTVELTVLQRSITLQGTPDALYRRWRDPETLNQVMGHFAEVTASGDGLQHWKVPGVFGKALEWDAEVVEEHPGELLRWRSVGDTALPNEGWVRFRRAPADWGTSVTLRFVFDPPGGVVGEKAVKLLGALPSLLALKALKRFKSLVEAGEIPTTRPNPAAREGGYSS; translated from the coding sequence ATGCGCGACACGATTCAGCCGCCAGGAGCCCGCCTCGGAGACCGGGGCAGACGCTTGCTGGAGCGCGGCCGGCGCTTCGATTCGGAGGCCCTCCTGCCCCAACTGGCCTCGGCGCTGGTCGGCGGCACGCTGCTCACGCTGGGACTGCGGCGCGGCAGGCTGGGCGGCGTGGCCATGGCCCTGGCCGGTGGCGGCCTGCTCTTCCGCGGCACCCGGACCGACCAGGAACCTCACGTCCGCAAGCACGGCGTCGTGGTCCGCACGCTCCGCCGGCAGCGGGGCCGGGACACCACCGTGGAGCTGACGGTGCTCCAGCGCTCCATCACCCTCCAGGGCACGCCGGACGCGCTGTACCGCCGCTGGCGCGACCCGGAGACGCTCAACCAGGTCATGGGACACTTCGCCGAAGTCACCGCCTCCGGCGACGGCCTGCAGCACTGGAAGGTGCCGGGCGTGTTCGGCAAGGCGCTGGAATGGGACGCGGAGGTGGTGGAGGAGCACCCCGGCGAGCTGCTGCGCTGGCGCTCCGTGGGCGACACGGCGCTGCCCAATGAAGGCTGGGTGCGCTTCCGCCGCGCGCCCGCGGACTGGGGCACGTCGGTGACGCTCCGCTTCGTCTTCGACCCGCCGGGCGGCGTGGTGGGCGAGAAGGCCGTGAAGCTGCTGGGCGCCCTGCCCTCGCTGCTCGCGCTCAAGGCGCTCAAGCGATTCAAGAGCCTCGTCGAAGCCGGCGAGATTCCCACCACCCGGCCCAACCCCGCCGCCCGCGAGGGCGGCTACTCCTCCTGA
- a CDS encoding zinc-dependent alcohol dehydrogenase — MRALCWNGINDLGVETVGDPRIVNPRDVILQVKMSTTCGSDLHFIDGYIPSMRKGDVIGHEFMGTVVETGPEVKKVHVGDRVVVPSFICCGSCWYCQHDLWSLCDNTNPKGELQEPLFGYQTAGIYGYTHAFGGYAGAHAQFVRVPHADTDCFQVPEGVTDEQALFLSDAVPTGYMGADFCGIQPGQTVAVWGCGGVGLMAQKAAFLLGAERVVGIDRYPERLKLAREQVGAETISYEEVDSVLDVLKELTGGRGPDACIDAVGMEAHGTGVVAAVDRARQALHLQSDRGQALRQAILACRKGGTLSVLGVYGVMDAFPMGVIMNKGLTVRSAQQHGQKYLPRLLEHVVKGELDPSFLATHRFSLEDAPRGYELFKKKQDGCVRAVFLPN; from the coding sequence ATGCGCGCGCTCTGCTGGAATGGCATCAACGATTTGGGCGTGGAGACGGTGGGGGACCCCCGCATCGTCAACCCGCGCGACGTCATCCTCCAGGTGAAGATGTCCACCACCTGCGGCTCCGACCTCCACTTCATCGACGGCTACATCCCGTCGATGCGCAAGGGCGACGTCATCGGCCACGAGTTCATGGGCACCGTCGTGGAGACGGGCCCCGAGGTGAAGAAGGTCCACGTGGGCGACCGCGTCGTCGTCCCGTCCTTCATCTGCTGCGGGAGCTGCTGGTACTGTCAGCACGACCTCTGGTCCCTCTGCGACAACACCAACCCCAAGGGGGAATTGCAGGAGCCGCTGTTCGGCTACCAGACAGCCGGCATCTACGGCTACACCCACGCCTTCGGCGGCTACGCGGGCGCGCACGCGCAGTTCGTCCGCGTGCCCCACGCGGACACCGACTGCTTCCAGGTCCCCGAAGGCGTGACGGATGAACAGGCCCTGTTCCTCTCCGACGCCGTGCCCACCGGCTACATGGGCGCGGACTTCTGCGGCATCCAGCCCGGCCAGACGGTGGCCGTGTGGGGCTGCGGCGGCGTGGGGTTGATGGCGCAAAAGGCCGCCTTCCTCCTCGGCGCCGAGCGCGTGGTGGGCATCGACCGCTACCCCGAACGGCTGAAGCTGGCGCGGGAGCAGGTGGGCGCGGAGACCATCAGCTACGAGGAGGTGGACAGCGTCCTGGACGTGCTGAAGGAGCTCACCGGCGGCCGGGGCCCGGACGCGTGCATCGACGCGGTGGGCATGGAGGCCCACGGCACCGGCGTGGTCGCCGCCGTGGACCGCGCCAGGCAGGCGCTGCACCTCCAGTCGGACCGGGGCCAGGCGCTGCGCCAGGCCATCCTCGCGTGCCGCAAGGGCGGGACGCTGTCCGTGCTGGGCGTCTACGGCGTCATGGACGCGTTCCCCATGGGCGTCATCATGAACAAGGGCCTCACGGTGCGCTCCGCGCAGCAGCACGGCCAGAAGTACCTGCCGCGCCTGCTGGAGCACGTGGTGAAGGGCGAGCTGGACCCGTCCTTCCTCGCCACGCACCGCTTCTCCCTGGAGGACGCGCCCAGGGGGTACGAGCTCTTCAAGAAGAAGCAGGACGGCTGCGTGCGGGCGGTGTTCCTGCCCAACTGA